One Clostridia bacterium DNA window includes the following coding sequences:
- a CDS encoding 4Fe-4S dicluster domain-containing protein, which yields MKEILVRAENCLGCKSCELACAVAHSESQDLYRAIWESPRPQKRVFVEGDGVYNFPLQCRQCADRPCVHACMAGAMYLDEATGLVQMDRTRCVGCWMCVMVCPFGVIAQGADHRAAKCDRCRDRNYQPACVEACPTKALQFVPVSQFTRSERKSYLTQIAKGVV from the coding sequence GTGAAGGAGATACTGGTGCGGGCGGAAAACTGCCTGGGGTGTAAAAGCTGCGAACTGGCCTGTGCAGTAGCCCATTCCGAAAGCCAGGACCTGTACCGGGCCATCTGGGAAAGTCCCAGGCCCCAAAAGCGGGTCTTTGTGGAAGGCGACGGGGTCTACAACTTCCCCCTGCAATGCCGCCAGTGCGCAGACAGGCCTTGTGTCCATGCTTGCATGGCCGGAGCCATGTATCTGGATGAAGCCACCGGCCTGGTGCAAATGGATCGAACCCGCTGTGTTGGCTGCTGGATGTGTGTAATGGTTTGTCCCTTCGGCGTCATTGCTCAGGGAGCAGATCACCGGGCGGCCAAGTGTGATCGCTGCCGTGACCGCAACTATCAACCCGCATGTGTCGAAGCCTGTCCCACGAAAGCACTTCAGTTTGTGCCTGTTTCCCAGTTTACGCGCAGTGAAAGAAAATCCTACCTCACTCAAATTGCCAAGGGGGTTGTGTAA